In Paraburkholderia sprentiae WSM5005, a genomic segment contains:
- a CDS encoding adenylate/guanylate cyclase domain-containing protein, with product MLFDGGALLLVLAARLVRTVRERQIGRFSVLYPDGRKAFAPRGFSVLEASRMAGVPHASICGGRARCTLCRVRVLSDVPLPAPAEAERRVLERLGADSQTVRLACQLRPAHDLTVWPMVPPATSTAFLQRRQRDVMPQERFAAFMFVDMRDSTRLAAAQLPFDTIFLASRFLSAVSSAVVQAGGLPNQFMGDAVLAIFGLSSEPSTACRQALSAVPLVAANIDELSAVLEQQLQTKIRFGIGLHCGRAVMGEIGFREHVTFTAIGDPLNVASRLEQLTKEIACEAIVSERVFQHAGVPAAGLPQLAARLRGRDDMLPVRVLSKAAQMPRA from the coding sequence TTGCTCTTCGATGGCGGTGCGCTGCTGCTGGTGCTTGCCGCGCGGCTGGTGCGCACGGTGCGGGAACGCCAAATCGGGCGCTTCAGCGTTCTGTATCCAGACGGGCGAAAAGCATTTGCGCCGCGCGGATTTTCGGTGCTCGAGGCTAGCCGCATGGCCGGTGTTCCGCATGCCAGCATCTGCGGCGGGCGAGCCCGATGCACGTTGTGCCGGGTACGCGTGCTCAGCGATGTTCCGCTGCCAGCGCCTGCCGAAGCGGAGCGTCGCGTTCTGGAGCGGCTGGGGGCTGATTCGCAGACAGTGCGCCTCGCCTGCCAACTGCGACCGGCCCATGATCTCACCGTGTGGCCAATGGTGCCTCCGGCAACATCGACTGCCTTCTTGCAACGGCGCCAGCGGGACGTTATGCCGCAAGAGCGATTCGCGGCGTTCATGTTCGTGGATATGCGGGATTCCACGAGGCTTGCGGCGGCACAGTTACCGTTCGACACCATATTCTTGGCCAGCCGCTTCCTGAGTGCGGTCAGCTCTGCCGTAGTCCAGGCGGGCGGCCTGCCAAATCAGTTCATGGGGGACGCAGTGCTCGCCATATTTGGCTTAAGCAGCGAGCCGTCAACCGCCTGTCGTCAGGCTCTCAGCGCCGTGCCGCTGGTGGCAGCCAATATTGACGAGCTCAGCGCTGTGCTGGAGCAGCAGCTTCAGACGAAAATTCGGTTTGGAATCGGATTGCATTGCGGCCGGGCGGTGATGGGTGAGATTGGTTTTCGCGAGCACGTCACATTCACTGCAATTGGTGACCCGTTGAACGTGGCCTCGAGACTTGAGCAGTTGACAAAGGAGATCGCTTGCGAGGCGATCGTCTCAGAACGGGTCTTCCAGCATGCGGGCGTTCCCGCCGCAGGCCTGCCGCAGCTTGCCGCGCGCTTGAGAGGCCGCGATGACATGCTGCCCGTCCGCGTGCTGTCCAAGGCGGCGCAGATGCCTCGGGCCTGA